The Loxodonta africana isolate mLoxAfr1 chromosome 1, mLoxAfr1.hap2, whole genome shotgun sequence genomic sequence CTCATCATCTGCTACTTTAAGAGAAGAACAAGGGGACGTGAAACAAGAGGAAGTTGAACAAACTTCGTAGTGTGAGTTTTACAATTGAATAGTTTATGAAGAGGTGGTTGAATCTGCATGCTTCTAATTATTCCTATACACAGAGACACAGATTATTCTctctaagtcggaatcgactcgatggcactgggcactGGGGTAATGCTTAAAAAAGGTATGTAGAACCGTTTTCTGGAAAATTGTTATATAAAATATGCTGAAATTTGAATGTTCTGAGCACTTATCTTATGAACTACtgctcttttgtttgtttatttgtcccacaataatttttttttattgttgaaaaatGTAGAGAACACAGCATTTTCTTATGGACTGTTTATCATTCGTATTATAAAAATTTGACTCAGCCTCAGtttattccttttatttctatCTAGTGCTATTTTGCCTATATTTGTTATTCCTGTGGGAAATTAGaaatacctggtggatttgaactgttgaccttttggttagcagctgtagcttttagcccctacaccgccagggtttcccttaaCCTCCTAGAACCTCTAAGTTCAGATTTCTGCCTGCTAAGTTAGTCTTTTGTGACCTGGAAAAAAACTGACAAGCCTCCTTCTCTATTCCTAAATCAAATTACAATATTGTATGAATAAATTTCTCCTATTATTTATCTTTATACTCCAGAGGAAAATGGGAATTCAATGCAGTACTTAAAAGCTTTCTATATATTCACAGAAGTATACTTTTAGAGAACTTAGAAGCAAACAATTTTTATGttgaatagaaaacagaaaagccccATGTTACAGAAAATTACACTGTTTTCCAAAGCCGTAGAGTAACTCCCCCAGTTGTGTGGTCACTCAGTGGCAGAACTGGAACTACACACTTGTCAGTGGTCTTATCTCAATGCTCTTTTCATCATAACTTCTTAATGAGAAGTTCCCAAGACTGTTGAAACTCATCAATCTGAACCCTCGAATCTCAGCCAAAAAGTGAGAAAATCCAGCGTGCAGCTAATAGATGTAATGCCAACCAAAATCCAGGCAAAAAGGTGGTGATAGTTTGTATTTATCTAAgcaatataaattaaaatattacaagTTAGGTATAGATAAAAGTTCTAAAGGTCCAGATAGCGCCTTTCAACTGCTGCTTTTTAAAATGCTTACTTTTCCTTATCTGCTGTTGTAGCCCAGTTACTACGCTTTCTGTATAATTCCTTTTCTGTCTCAACATTGTTAAAATGTGTTCCAATGTTGACCAAGGGAATACTTGTtatttaaaatgagaataatgttCTCTGAGATGCTGCAAAAGGAATTCTACTCAGAAACAGAGGAACAGTTTGCGTGGCCTTTTGAGGTCTCAGTCATGCCGAGACACTATTGGCACAGCTGTTAACAGGTAAATAATCACTATCAGCAAGGGTTTTAGAGATCCACATAAGGGCTTCCTAGTTTGTTTCAGTTGTTAACAAAACTTTCTATCCTAATATTTGTGATAAGAATAACAATTCAAATTACTTGAACTTTCTGAAATCCAAAATGATATTTCAACTTTTTAATCAAAAGATCTCTTCTTTAAAACGAACATATATTGAGTTTACTGAGTGTTCTGAAAGATGGGGAAAATGTACTCCAAAAGAGAACAAAGCAGAATATGAGAATTAAGTGTACTACAATCTCCCAGTACTTTCGTTCTCTTGCATTGCCTTCTAGCCCTAACATTATCTCCTCTTGTCTTTTTCAatcgtcttagttatccagtgccacaataacagaaatactacaagtgaatggctttaacaaacagaaatttattctttcacagattGGGAAGCtggatgtctgaattcagggcaccagctccaggcggAGGCTTTCTCTTTAagatggctctgggggaaagttcttgtcatcaatcttcccctggttaggagcttctcagtgcaggggccccgGGTCCAACTGACGTGCTCCTctcctggctcttcattcttggtggtatgaaatccctctccccctctgctcacttctctcttttatatctcaatagtgattgactcaaggtacaacctaatcctgtagattgtgtcctgcctcattaacataactgcctctaatcctacctcattaacgtcTTAGcggttaggatttatgacacaggATAATTACCTGAGATCAAAAATgcagaacaaccacacaatactggggatcatagcctagccaagttgattcacattttgggggaacacaattcaatctataacaccaatgttgatactttttttcttccttgtacCCTGAGTGCTATGGGCAACAGACGGATATTACCTGTGACAGAACACACCAACTAATGCATTGTATTGATGATAACAAAAGCAAGTTTATCACTTTTGTAATTACTGACCCTCAGTGTGAGAGGGTCAATTAGAAAGAAGTTAATTGGAGTCCCCCTCTTCTGTGATTTTCAATAGAGAAGCCCTCTTGGAAAGGCAGTCTTTTGGCTGAATTCTGGGGGAGGAACACCAGATTCAGGGCCAGTAAGGAAAGGCCATTGGTTCAGGCCAAAGGAGAAAACACATGCAATGTCTTCAGTGATGAGCTACCACCTGAACAATAATTTGAAGATTGTTTCACTTGAAATATTACAGTTAGGGAAACTATAATTTACCATCCAAACAGGACACAGTTCTGAGAATGGAAGGGACTATATTAGTAATTACTGAGAACACCAGGAGTAAACTTGGCAGTCCTAGGTAAATTGAGGTTCAAGGTTACCCTAATTAAATCCGTTGAGGGGATCTGTTGATAACTCAAGGGAATTGTGAAATCTGTCTTTAGTGATATAATTTATCCTTCTTTTCAGGATTCCTATaagcagtgactttttttttttggccactaAGATGCCCAATGCCTCCATACTCCATTCTTTACAAAATCTTAATAGACAGCCATCATTCAGATTCAGTTCTGAGGCTCTATTAAGAGATAAAAGGCTAAAGTTTATAaggatttggttttttatggtaCTGGGTTAGAATTATATGGTTACTGAATGTTTGAAAGATGGGGAAACTTTGTCCCAAATGCAAGCAAAGCAGAATATGAGAATTAGGTGCTCTGCAGTCTCCCCAGTGCTTTTGCTCTCCTGCATTGCCTTCTAGCTCTGTCACTGTTATCTCCTTCTGCCTTTTCCAGTGTTGATATTTTTTCCCCTTACATAGtagggacttgaacccaggcctACCTGGATCCAAATTCTATGCTATTAATAtctttttattctaatttttgttgttgttagctgcctttgagtcagtccctgactcacagtgactccaagtattgcagagtagaactgctccatagggttttcttggctgcattctttactgaagcagttcaccaggtcttccttccatggagttgctgggtaggttcaaactgtcaaccttaagattagcagcccagcacaaaCTGCCCTAAAAAGTCAAAAGAGATGTTTTTTTTTGAAATACGTTTGGTAGTTTGCTAGAATCTATCTACATAGTTTTGGAGGGTGGTCTAAAAATTTTAATTGGTTCAGACGATAAAGAAATCTTCTTAGCATTGAAGAgaaattagaatgaaaaagaaataggGCATAAATTGTGACTGAATCTTCCTAATAAGTGGAAAATAATTTAAGTGGAAAGTAGTTTAAACAAAGACTAACCACACAACAAGGAATCAAAGGACAAATTTTATGAAAGTTGTTTAAATAAGGGATTTACTTTTTAAGTTTTAGTTTTCACTTTCAAAATGTTgatatattgttgttgctgtcaaaTGCTTAAATTTTAGAAACACCTGGAAGGATTATTATTAACATTTCAACTACTTATTTTTCATGTTACAAGCAATATCAGTTCCACAAATGTCTTCAAACagcaaaataattataaataattgaaaaagtcaataaatatgtgttaatTGACTTCTTGAATTTTTATGTTTCAGGAAACCAAGAGTTGAAACAGTGATCATGGATTGGGTAAATGTGAGCATCCCACAGGAATTCATCCTGTTAGGTTTCTCAGATAGACCATGGCTGGAGTTTCCACTTTTTGTGGTTTTCCTCATTTCTTACATTGTGACCATCTTTGGCAATCTGACCGTTATTCTAGTGTCACGTCTGGACTCCAAACTCCATACCCCCATGTATTTCTTTCTTACCAACCTGTCTGTCCTGGACCTTTGCTACACCACAAGTACAGTTCCACAAATGCTAGTAAATTTACACAGCACTAGGAAGGTAATTAGTTACGGTGGCTGTGTGCTTCAACTTTTCATGTTCTTGTCATTGGGGGCCACTGAATGTGTTCTCCTGGCTGTCATGTCCTTTGATAGGTTTGCAGCTATTTGTCGGCCTCTCCATTACCCAGTTATCATGCACCAAAGGCTCTGCCTCCAATTGGCAGCTGCATCCTGGGTTACTGGCTTTGTCATTTCAGTGTGGATGTCCACTCTGACTCTCCAGCTGCCATTATGTGGCCCCTATGTAATAGATCACTTTCTCTGTGAAGTCCCTGCACTACTCAAGTTGTCATGTGTTGACACAACAGCAAATGAGGCTGAACTATTCTTTGGAAGTGTGCTATTCCATCTAACACCCCTGATACTCATCCTTATATCATATGCTTTTATTGCCCAAGCAGTGTTGAGAATCCAATCTGCTGTAGGTCGACAAAAGGCATTTGGGATATGTGGTTCTCACCTAATTGTGGTGTCACTTTTTTATGGCACTGCCATCTCCATGTACCTACAACCACCATCAGCTAACTCTAAGGACCGGGGAAAGATGGTGTCCCTTTTCTATGGAATCATTGCACCCATGATGAACCCCCTTATATATACACTTAGGAACAAAGAGGTAAAGGAGGCCTTTAAAAGGTTGGTTGCAAGAGTCTTCTTAACCAAGGAATAGGGAATATGTAAACGAAGCTTTGTTAAAGACTTAACGTTTACTTAATTTACTAAGTTACTTCTCTTCAAGTTGCCCTATTCTCATCATTCCTACAGAATATTTTTGCCTAAGCATATTCATTGTACAAGTCCCCAGAAATGGCCTTCTAGTTCACAAAAATTGTGTAACCTTAAAATATTAAAGGTTTTTCAAGCTTTACACTAATGTTTGTATACATTGGTGTAACTTAGAACTCtctgaaaatataataaaagccAGAAATCCTTTTTCCAGTAATATCACGCATACACAacccaaaaatattttttcacacAATTACAAGAAGTTTATAAAAACACTGCAAACCAACGACTTTAATTTTGGATCTGAGGTTAACGATCCTAGCTTTAAATTTTTAACACCACTCACACAtcagcacaataataaaaacacaatGATTTTTCTTCTAGAGTTCTACCCAGGTTTTCCCTTGTCTTGCCATGTTTCTGCACTCATGCTTTTCTCCTAAATGGAagcatttcttttcatttcttttacagGTCAAATCCCAGATATTTATCAGGTTTAGCTCAATTTCTActtccttaaaaaatttttttttcagaagcctCCCAATTATCAATATTATCACATTCTCTTAAACCCTAAAGCACTTATAGAATAGATTAAAAGCAACACATCATATAATGATTTCCAATGTCCATTTTTGTTTAGTGAGCTTTTCTCGTGCACCAAAGGTCTCATTACGTTTTAGTCTCCTTGAAAGAGTATAACcccaaaaaaaccagtgccgtcgagtataGACTACACAAAATATT encodes the following:
- the LOC100653979 gene encoding olfactory receptor 2B6, yielding MDWVNVSIPQEFILLGFSDRPWLEFPLFVVFLISYIVTIFGNLTVILVSRLDSKLHTPMYFFLTNLSVLDLCYTTSTVPQMLVNLHSTRKVISYGGCVLQLFMFLSLGATECVLLAVMSFDRFAAICRPLHYPVIMHQRLCLQLAAASWVTGFVISVWMSTLTLQLPLCGPYVIDHFLCEVPALLKLSCVDTTANEAELFFGSVLFHLTPLILILISYAFIAQAVLRIQSAVGRQKAFGICGSHLIVVSLFYGTAISMYLQPPSANSKDRGKMVSLFYGIIAPMMNPLIYTLRNKEVKEAFKRLVARVFLTKE